The Candidatus Cloacimonadota bacterium genome has a segment encoding these proteins:
- the rsmA gene encoding 16S rRNA (adenine(1518)-N(6)/adenine(1519)-N(6))-dimethyltransferase RsmA has translation MVRYYKKSLGQHFLIDKNIAEKIVRLAKISKNDIVWEIGPGQGILTEKLLKKCNKLIAFEIDKKWYKFLKYKLSEPNFELINMDILDVDFSKYVDNERIKIVANLPYQITSPIIFKFIDNRELFSSITIMIQYEVADRIIARPSCKDYGRLSIKSQFYFKISKLFRVPPHLFKPKPKVVSAVIQMVPKKKLQKIDNEKLLWKIVDVTFQHRRKMLRASLKYFLSDKVLKILIEKQGLCLTKRPEELSIEEFINLSNLVEKAQYRANMNLQNKAKIF, from the coding sequence GTGGTAAGGTATTATAAAAAATCTCTTGGGCAGCATTTTTTGATTGACAAAAATATTGCTGAAAAAATCGTTCGTTTAGCAAAAATTTCTAAGAATGATATTGTTTGGGAAATCGGACCCGGGCAAGGAATCCTTACGGAAAAACTTTTAAAAAAGTGTAATAAACTTATTGCTTTTGAAATTGATAAGAAGTGGTACAAATTTTTAAAGTATAAATTGTCCGAACCCAATTTTGAGCTGATAAATATGGATATTCTTGATGTTGATTTTTCTAAGTATGTTGATAATGAACGGATAAAAATAGTTGCTAATCTTCCCTATCAGATAACCTCTCCGATAATTTTCAAGTTCATTGATAATAGGGAGTTATTCTCATCAATTACAATTATGATTCAGTATGAGGTTGCAGATAGAATAATTGCAAGACCAAGCTGCAAGGATTATGGAAGACTGTCTATAAAGTCACAATTTTATTTCAAAATAAGTAAATTGTTCAGAGTTCCACCTCATTTATTTAAGCCGAAGCCAAAAGTGGTTTCAGCAGTTATTCAAATGGTTCCCAAAAAGAAATTGCAAAAAATAGATAATGAAAAATTGCTATGGAAAATAGTTGATGTGACTTTTCAGCATCGTCGCAAGATGCTTAGAGCAAGTTTAAAATATTTCCTGAGCGACAAGGTCTTAAAAATTCTGATTGAAAAACAAGGCCTGTGTCTTACCAAAAGACCAGAAGAATTAAGCATTGAGGAATTTATTAATTTATCTAACCTGGTAGAAAAGGCACAATATCGGGCAAATATGAATTTACAAAACAAAGCTAAGATATTTTAG
- a CDS encoding FlgD immunoglobulin-like domain containing protein yields MKYLSSFVTMLFCSITLNSQTVNVWQNPCNSAVIPEQNMLINVDIDSLDLDSCITKIFYSTDGQESWFESEMTLLTELNYTATFEDTILLPDSGRVFYGLKTIYPTYIDTIFDTLFYTMSAKNIDDIFPPTDNFLTELCEEKIGDAYQATGKPYLDLTEIRISFSDNKFYCLLDNNDNQWPFYEPPSWLPPWYVYGFGFYNPESTDSVGYTMVYADISTMNVTPGLYKVNTDSTFSRIGDIDYQIQDEKLYMACNIEDLTSDPNFGPWPNECGGLICGAGTLTINAYPFITLNDRSHPCIFYPTIFQQDIGVNELPQLSGLTFQTVSDTIVFNITYSDSNNNLPVVRKFIIENKTEFNFTSSDHYYQDGSEFNVRVPIQEVENSSVYAEFSDGADTVQSNVITFVGIDENTAELIGIQLSNYPNPFSTCTTISFFATDLHRFTRIDIYNIKGQLVRILSPMTNDQCPMTITWDGKDEKGKQMPNGIYFYRLSIKNSPIKKMLLLR; encoded by the coding sequence ATGAAGTATCTATCAAGCTTTGTAACCATGTTATTTTGCTCTATTACTCTAAATTCGCAAACCGTAAATGTCTGGCAAAATCCTTGTAATTCAGCAGTCATTCCAGAACAGAATATGCTAATAAATGTTGATATAGATTCGTTGGATTTAGACTCATGTATTACAAAAATTTTCTATTCCACTGATGGGCAGGAGAGTTGGTTTGAAAGTGAAATGACTTTGCTTACTGAGTTAAATTATACAGCTACTTTTGAAGATACAATACTCTTGCCGGATTCTGGTAGAGTGTTCTATGGACTCAAGACTATATATCCTACATATATTGATACTATTTTTGATACATTATTTTACACAATGAGCGCTAAGAATATAGATGATATATTTCCTCCTACCGATAATTTCTTAACTGAGTTATGTGAAGAAAAGATTGGTGATGCTTATCAGGCTACAGGAAAGCCTTATTTAGACCTGACAGAAATCAGAATTTCCTTTTCTGACAACAAGTTTTATTGCTTATTAGATAATAATGATAATCAATGGCCATTTTATGAGCCACCTTCTTGGCTGCCACCCTGGTATGTATATGGCTTTGGATTTTATAATCCTGAATCAACTGATTCAGTTGGTTATACAATGGTATATGCTGACATCTCCACAATGAATGTTACTCCCGGGCTTTATAAAGTAAATACAGACAGCACATTTTCCCGAATAGGTGATATTGATTATCAAATTCAGGATGAAAAACTGTATATGGCTTGCAACATTGAAGACCTTACATCTGACCCAAATTTTGGTCCCTGGCCTAATGAATGTGGCGGACTTATCTGTGGAGCAGGAACCCTTACAATAAATGCATACCCTTTCATAACTCTCAATGACAGAAGTCACCCCTGTATCTTTTATCCTACAATCTTTCAACAAGACATTGGAGTTAATGAGTTGCCACAATTATCAGGATTAACTTTTCAAACTGTAAGTGATACAATTGTTTTTAATATAACTTATTCTGATTCAAACAACAATTTACCGGTAGTTAGAAAATTTATTATAGAAAACAAAACAGAATTTAATTTTACCTCTTCAGACCATTATTACCAAGATGGAAGTGAATTTAATGTAAGAGTACCTATTCAAGAAGTTGAGAATAGCAGTGTATATGCTGAGTTCAGCGATGGAGCAGACACGGTACAGTCAAATGTAATTACTTTTGTTGGAATAGATGAGAATACCGCTGAATTGATAGGTATCCAACTTTCCAACTATCCCAATCCCTTCAGCACTTGCACCACAATATCTTTTTTTGCCACAGATTTACACAGATTTACACGGATAGATATTTATAATATAAAAGGTCAGCTGGTGAGAATATTATCCCCAATGACTAATGACCAATGTCCAATGACTATTACCTGGGATGGAAAAGATGAAAAAGGCAAACAAATGCCAAACGGAATATATTTTTATAGATTGAGCATCAAAAATTCTCCTATAAAAAAGATGCTTCTTTTACGGTAA
- a CDS encoding PPC domain-containing DNA-binding protein, with protein MIFKKYDNIYCIRLIHQENFLEMLEKFAKVNNLENAIILNGVGMLKNAEIGYFDSEKYITKTISEPAELVSTNGNMFINPEGMPEWHIHVALAQRTHKMVGGHLLKGIVCNTAEIFIRTIPDAKFVKEIEDDNLRLNFK; from the coding sequence GTGATTTTTAAAAAATACGACAATATTTATTGTATTCGCCTTATTCATCAGGAAAATTTTTTGGAGATGCTGGAAAAATTTGCAAAAGTCAACAACCTTGAAAATGCAATAATCCTTAATGGAGTTGGTATGTTAAAAAACGCTGAAATTGGATATTTTGATAGTGAAAAATATATAACTAAAACTATTTCAGAACCCGCAGAATTGGTGTCAACTAATGGAAATATGTTTATCAATCCTGAAGGAATGCCAGAATGGCATATTCATGTTGCTTTAGCCCAAAGAACACATAAGATGGTTGGCGGACATCTTCTTAAAGGTATTGTATGCAATACTGCTGAAATATTTATTCGGACCATACCTGATGCTAAATTTGTAAAAGAGATTGAAGATGACAATCTGCGATTGAATTTTAAATGA
- a CDS encoding M1 family aminopeptidase, with the protein MKKILLLPFTFCLLFFAFSFADVPREYFHKNYNPYEEIYSRADSVHSYDALSYEINIQLFPSTHYISGNVRAKIMAQEDNLTQVFYELEQLNVDSVLVNGNYADFSYDSTKVTITLDQIYNIGDTLSTQVFYQGYPTLSSDVYHTGIHWQSHIFTYSDPNGARFWWPGYDHPWDKAITKMNIRIPDNLIAASNGILVDEIDNGDGTKTFYWDNTDQIATYLVSLCVGNYVTFEQTYDDIPIINYVYPSHLTYAQNDFACIPTAMGIYENHYGNYPFQKYGMAECGVFGGWGGMEHQTMTSIGSGLINGMGTYEWIFVHELAHQWFGDCLTPLTWKDVWLSEGFAVYSEALYVEGTEGFQAMCDYVETSFHQYYLNWAGGSAYTTYDPPYNMYFTPATYEKPASVLHMIRLMVGDSTFFDILQTYFDTYKYGNVITTDFIDVCESVSGMDLQEFFNAWIFGSGVPSFEFYYLKDSLGLLDPNLVIVTRSISNTDTEFEMQIPFIVETFSGEDSVLIDVGSEFTSHCRYTSDEILDVQFDPHHWILNRGCTEILPVLNSALPGDNFVYLSWEEFSYLLPDSYYFIYRSEISGYGYEKIGEVPSTETTYIDTTVMNGDTHYYVISYGVHWFTPDGGYDGETEFSNELSATPLPFPMDNGILLVDETKDGDGGPITPYDETVDSLYHYALQNYSVTDYDYTSGDSIALDFISHYSTIIWHDDDYNQHLIENEIDKLASLVVSGGNLIISGWKTADYIPDFFFQNFLNTENVIIIPDVDFLGAFGEDNYPYIDVNGEFIPAWNDRWAYITGFEDAQSENVLYRYDSFSGDNDSLSVGLVNDMQNKNFVVLGFPLYFMQPDNVKAFYERVLTDFGEEMGVDDWLPISEFKLYQNYPNPFSASTTISFNLATDLHPSSAVAMLRRVDRLTQIKIYNIKGQIVKQLKIKNLKLKINEIVWDGKDEDGRQLSNGIYFYKLITEDKSIVKKMILLR; encoded by the coding sequence ATGAAAAAAATTTTACTTTTACCTTTTACCTTTTGCCTTTTATTTTTTGCCTTCTCCTTTGCTGATGTCCCCAGAGAATATTTCCATAAAAATTATAATCCTTATGAAGAAATTTATTCTCGTGCAGATTCTGTTCATTCTTATGATGCACTTTCTTACGAAATCAATATCCAACTCTTTCCATCAACTCATTACATTTCTGGAAATGTTAGAGCAAAAATAATGGCACAAGAAGATAATCTGACCCAGGTTTTTTATGAACTTGAACAATTAAATGTTGATTCTGTTCTTGTGAATGGTAATTATGCAGATTTTTCTTATGACAGCACAAAAGTTACTATTACCCTTGACCAGATTTATAATATTGGCGATACACTTTCTACACAGGTTTTCTATCAAGGTTATCCAACTCTTAGTTCCGATGTCTATCATACTGGCATTCATTGGCAAAGTCATATTTTTACTTATTCTGACCCGAATGGTGCACGGTTCTGGTGGCCCGGTTATGACCATCCCTGGGATAAAGCCATCACGAAAATGAATATAAGAATTCCTGACAATCTAATAGCAGCTTCAAATGGGATACTTGTAGATGAAATTGATAATGGAGACGGCACAAAAACATTTTACTGGGACAATACAGACCAGATTGCCACTTATCTTGTTTCTCTTTGTGTAGGCAATTATGTAACTTTTGAGCAAACTTATGATGACATTCCTATAATAAATTATGTGTATCCTTCACATCTTACCTATGCACAAAACGACTTTGCCTGCATCCCAACTGCAATGGGAATTTACGAAAATCATTACGGCAACTACCCTTTCCAGAAATATGGTATGGCAGAATGCGGTGTTTTTGGTGGCTGGGGAGGAATGGAGCATCAAACAATGACCTCAATCGGGAGTGGGCTTATAAATGGTATGGGCACTTATGAATGGATATTTGTTCACGAACTGGCACACCAATGGTTCGGTGATTGCTTAACTCCACTCACCTGGAAAGATGTATGGCTTTCTGAAGGATTTGCTGTCTATTCTGAAGCACTTTATGTCGAAGGCACAGAAGGATTTCAAGCAATGTGCGATTATGTAGAAACCTCATTTCACCAATATTATCTAAACTGGGCTGGAGGTAGTGCTTATACAACTTATGATCCGCCATACAATATGTATTTTACACCAGCAACTTATGAAAAACCCGCCTCAGTCCTGCATATGATTAGATTGATGGTTGGAGACAGCACATTTTTTGATATCCTTCAAACATATTTTGATACCTATAAATATGGCAATGTGATAACAACAGATTTTATTGATGTCTGTGAATCAGTGAGCGGAATGGATTTACAAGAATTTTTCAATGCCTGGATTTTCGGCAGCGGTGTGCCAAGTTTTGAATTCTATTATTTGAAGGATTCTCTAGGATTATTAGACCCAAATCTTGTTATTGTAACCCGCTCTATTTCAAATACTGACACAGAGTTTGAAATGCAAATACCATTTATTGTAGAGACTTTCTCTGGTGAAGATTCAGTTTTAATAGATGTTGGGTCAGAATTTACATCTCATTGTAGATATACAAGTGATGAAATTTTAGATGTCCAATTTGACCCACATCACTGGATATTAAATCGTGGATGCACAGAAATCTTACCTGTTTTGAACTCAGCCTTGCCTGGTGACAATTTTGTTTATTTGAGCTGGGAAGAATTTTCTTATCTCTTACCAGATTCTTACTATTTCATTTACCGAAGCGAAATATCGGGCTATGGATATGAAAAAATTGGAGAAGTCCCAAGCACCGAAACTACATATATAGACACAACTGTAATGAATGGTGATACACACTATTATGTAATAAGTTATGGGGTTCACTGGTTTACACCTGACGGCGGGTATGATGGAGAAACCGAATTCTCCAATGAACTCTCTGCCACCCCTCTTCCTTTCCCAATGGATAATGGCATTCTCCTTGTTGATGAAACAAAAGATGGTGATGGTGGACCCATTACTCCCTATGATGAAACTGTAGACAGCCTGTATCATTATGCTTTGCAGAATTATAGTGTAACTGATTATGACTACACCTCTGGAGACTCAATCGCTCTTGATTTCATTTCTCATTATTCTACTATTATTTGGCATGACGATGATTACAACCAGCATCTTATTGAAAATGAAATTGACAAACTTGCTTCGCTTGTGGTTAGCGGAGGAAATCTAATAATCTCTGGATGGAAAACCGCTGATTATATTCCAGATTTCTTCTTCCAAAACTTCCTAAATACAGAAAATGTAATCATTATTCCAGATGTAGATTTTCTTGGAGCTTTTGGAGAAGATAATTACCCTTATATTGATGTCAATGGAGAATTTATCCCAGCATGGAATGACAGATGGGCTTATATTACTGGCTTTGAGGATGCACAATCTGAAAATGTTTTATACAGATATGACTCTTTTTCAGGAGATAATGATAGTCTCTCTGTTGGTTTAGTGAACGATATGCAGAATAAAAATTTTGTAGTTCTTGGCTTTCCGCTTTATTTTATGCAACCAGATAATGTAAAAGCATTCTATGAAAGGGTCCTCACTGACTTTGGTGAAGAAATGGGTGTGGACGATTGGCTTCCCATTTCTGAGTTCAAACTTTATCAAAACTATCCCAACCCATTTAGCGCTTCTACTACGATTTCGTTTAATTTAGCCACTGATTTACACCCGTCCTCCGCAGTAGCAATGCTACGGAGGGTGGACAGATTAACACAGATAAAAATTTATAACATAAAAGGGCAAATAGTAAAACAATTAAAAATTAAAAATTTAAAATTGAAAATTAATGAGATTGTGTGGGATGGAAAAGATGAGGACGGAAGGCAACTTTCCAATGGAATTTATTTCTATAAACTAATCACAGAAGATAAATCTATTGTTAAAAAAATGATTCTATTAAGATAA
- the sppA gene encoding signal peptide peptidase SppA — MKKVGKVLLWIFAIIGILVVIFTIVVVKSIPIRKKVAIEPNTYLELSLGGLHHDYNEYEEIFFMKEKLSIGEICRRLDAAKQDANIKGIILKPEFYMGGWAFTKELHDKLLEFKKSGKKIYAYISLTIDKGYYLASVADSIFLNPSPSAGIALSGIGVEINFYKRFFDKIGIEFIVMHQGKYKGAYETFSRKTISEPLRENLTNYIDEIYDIYTEQLAKNRKLSDDKLRDIMEERKEFLISGQTALDLKLVDALSYENEFRDVVVKNNHLVNFEDYTRKTTTLSSDKIAILYAQGGIVMSDTDGRFSGGYRIITEENIGKEFKRIQKMKSVKALVLRIDSGGGSALVSDIIFDYIEKINSKMPVVVSMGDMAASGGYWISCGADYIFAQPNTITGSIGVVSLVPNWQKLREWADINTYQIKRGKYATFFSPNFAPSVDDKKSLNLTMENVYRAFKEKVAKNRNMSLSKVEEVAQGRIWTGIDAVENGLVDELGGLDDAIAKAAELAHIKTYSVLVLPTKKGLLDIIKEGKLFNVETIVDLYLKNANPNIFEDVIDQKDLIKMATESPVQLIMPYRISWQ, encoded by the coding sequence ATGAAAAAAGTAGGTAAAGTATTACTCTGGATTTTTGCAATTATAGGAATCTTAGTCGTAATTTTTACTATTGTGGTAGTTAAGTCCATACCTATAAGAAAAAAAGTTGCAATAGAGCCTAATACCTATCTGGAACTTTCACTTGGTGGCTTACATCATGATTATAATGAATATGAAGAAATTTTCTTTATGAAAGAGAAACTTTCTATCGGTGAAATTTGCAGGAGGCTTGATGCAGCCAAACAAGATGCCAATATTAAAGGTATAATTCTTAAACCTGAATTTTATATGGGTGGTTGGGCTTTTACTAAGGAGCTACACGATAAGCTATTAGAATTCAAAAAATCAGGTAAAAAAATTTATGCTTATATTAGTCTAACGATTGATAAAGGATATTATCTCGCATCAGTTGCTGATTCTATATTTTTAAATCCCTCACCTTCAGCTGGAATTGCCCTCTCAGGAATTGGCGTTGAAATAAATTTTTATAAAAGGTTTTTTGATAAAATTGGGATTGAATTTATTGTAATGCATCAAGGTAAATACAAAGGTGCCTATGAAACATTCAGTAGAAAAACAATCTCAGAGCCATTGCGTGAGAACTTAACTAACTACATTGATGAAATTTACGACATTTATACGGAGCAACTTGCTAAAAACAGAAAATTGTCAGATGATAAGTTAAGAGATATTATGGAGGAGAGAAAAGAATTTTTAATTTCGGGTCAAACTGCTCTGGATTTGAAATTAGTGGATGCTTTAAGTTATGAGAATGAATTTAGAGATGTGGTGGTCAAAAATAATCATTTAGTAAATTTTGAGGATTATACCAGGAAAACTACGACCCTCTCTTCAGACAAAATCGCTATTCTGTATGCTCAAGGTGGAATTGTGATGTCAGATACTGATGGGAGATTTAGTGGTGGCTATCGCATAATTACAGAAGAAAACATTGGAAAAGAATTCAAAAGAATTCAAAAAATGAAATCTGTAAAAGCTTTAGTCCTCAGAATTGATAGTGGTGGAGGCAGTGCATTAGTATCTGATATTATCTTTGATTACATAGAGAAAATAAATTCAAAGATGCCCGTGGTAGTATCTATGGGAGATATGGCAGCTTCTGGAGGATATTGGATTTCCTGTGGTGCTGACTATATCTTTGCTCAACCGAATACCATAACTGGCTCAATTGGAGTAGTTAGTTTGGTTCCAAATTGGCAGAAACTTCGGGAATGGGCAGACATTAATACATATCAGATAAAGCGAGGAAAATATGCAACCTTTTTCTCACCTAATTTCGCACCATCAGTGGATGATAAGAAATCTTTAAATCTTACAATGGAAAATGTGTATAGAGCATTCAAAGAAAAAGTGGCAAAAAATAGAAATATGTCATTGTCTAAAGTTGAGGAAGTGGCACAGGGAAGAATTTGGACAGGGATTGATGCGGTAGAAAATGGTTTGGTGGATGAACTTGGTGGTTTAGATGACGCAATCGCGAAAGCTGCTGAATTAGCCCATATTAAAACTTATTCTGTGCTTGTTTTACCTACCAAGAAAGGGCTGCTTGATATAATAAAAGAAGGAAAATTGTTTAATGTTGAAACTATCGTTGATTTATATCTTAAGAATGCTAATCCCAATATTTTTGAAGATGTTATTGACCAGAAGGATTTAATTAAGATGGCAACCGAGTCGCCAGTTCAGTTGATTATGCCGTATAGGATAAGTTGGCAGTAG
- the leuS gene encoding leucine--tRNA ligase, whose protein sequence is MEYPFKEIEKKWQKIWEQKRLFYVNEQDNRPKFYLLSMFPYPSGTLHMGHISNYSIADAIARFKIMNGYKVLQPMGYDGFGMPAENCAIEQNSHPKITTYQNIEKMRGQFKAIGFGYDWDREFATCDEEYYRWNQWIFLKMYEKGLVYRKSSFVNWCPHCKTVLANEQAEHGYCWRCDTKVIQKEVEQWFIKITNYAEELLDHSKLGRWPQRVITMQKNWIGKSYGIEIFFTLEGSKETIPVFTTRPDTIFGCTYMVLAVEHPLVKKLKIRSQYEEAINKFVNRIINENKILRTAKDTEKEGIFTGKYAINPVNGKKIPIWIGNYVVMDYGSGAVMCVPAHDQRDFEFAKKYNLPIRIVIQNWDKTLKLKEMKEAYIDDGIMSNSEQFDGIKSRDAIDMISEWMEQKNIGKKTVNYHLRDWGISRQRYWGTPIPIIYCDKCGVVPVPENQLPVKLPENVQVGKTTQNPLKTASDFVNTTCPKCGGPAKRETDTMDTFFDSSWYYARFCDPKNDKMPFDKDIAAHWLPVDQYIGGIEHACMHLLYARFFHKLLRDIGLVFTEEPFTNLLTQGMVIKDGAKMSKSKGNIVDPQPFIDRYGSDTLRIFMLFASPPEKDVEWNDEGVKGAFRFLNRIWRLVSDKKNLILNCPKTYDQNAKILSSAKKLRYSTHLTVKKVTEDIEDRMQFNTAIAAIMEHLNNVTTFKVDNGSSDIEKAIYRESIEIIPKLLSPFAPHLAEEIWEMLGNKPSIYESGWISYNEKFLIKDEVLYVIQINGKIRSKITVGLNTPKEDVEKIALSDKKVINYTKDKMIKKVIVIPNKLISIVVE, encoded by the coding sequence ATGGAATATCCTTTCAAAGAGATTGAGAAAAAGTGGCAAAAAATTTGGGAACAGAAGAGATTGTTTTATGTAAACGAGCAGGACAATAGGCCGAAATTTTATCTGCTCTCTATGTTTCCATATCCATCTGGAACGCTTCATATGGGACATATTTCTAATTATTCAATTGCAGATGCGATTGCTCGTTTTAAGATAATGAACGGATATAAAGTACTGCAGCCAATGGGATATGATGGATTTGGAATGCCAGCAGAAAATTGTGCAATTGAACAAAATTCACATCCTAAGATTACTACTTACCAAAATATTGAGAAGATGCGTGGTCAGTTTAAAGCAATTGGATTCGGTTATGATTGGGATAGAGAATTCGCTACTTGTGATGAGGAATATTATCGGTGGAATCAGTGGATTTTCCTGAAAATGTATGAAAAGGGACTTGTTTATAGAAAATCATCATTTGTAAATTGGTGCCCGCACTGTAAGACCGTACTTGCAAATGAACAAGCAGAACATGGGTATTGTTGGCGATGTGATACTAAAGTTATTCAAAAAGAAGTAGAACAATGGTTTATTAAAATCACTAACTATGCAGAGGAACTTTTAGACCATTCTAAACTTGGCAGGTGGCCCCAGAGGGTTATAACTATGCAGAAAAATTGGATTGGAAAAAGTTATGGTATAGAAATATTTTTTACACTTGAAGGCAGTAAAGAAACTATTCCAGTATTTACAACTCGTCCAGATACAATTTTTGGTTGCACATATATGGTTCTGGCTGTAGAACACCCACTTGTCAAAAAGTTAAAGATAAGGAGTCAATATGAGGAAGCGATTAATAAATTTGTTAATAGAATAATAAACGAAAATAAAATCTTACGGACAGCTAAGGATACGGAAAAGGAAGGCATCTTTACTGGTAAGTATGCAATCAATCCAGTAAATGGCAAAAAAATTCCAATATGGATTGGAAATTATGTTGTTATGGATTATGGCAGTGGCGCTGTAATGTGCGTACCAGCACATGACCAACGAGATTTTGAATTCGCAAAGAAATACAATCTGCCAATAAGAATTGTTATTCAGAATTGGGATAAAACCCTAAAATTGAAAGAAATGAAAGAAGCTTATATTGATGATGGAATAATGAGTAATTCAGAACAATTTGATGGCATAAAAAGTAGAGATGCAATTGATATGATATCGGAATGGATGGAACAAAAAAATATCGGAAAGAAAACAGTTAATTATCATTTGCGTGACTGGGGAATTTCAAGACAAAGGTATTGGGGAACTCCTATACCAATTATTTATTGTGATAAATGTGGAGTGGTACCTGTGCCGGAAAATCAATTGCCAGTTAAACTCCCTGAAAATGTTCAGGTTGGAAAAACTACACAAAATCCACTTAAAACTGCATCTGATTTTGTCAATACAACCTGTCCAAAATGTGGAGGACCTGCAAAGCGTGAAACGGATACAATGGATACTTTTTTTGACTCTTCTTGGTATTATGCTCGTTTCTGCGACCCGAAAAATGACAAAATGCCATTTGATAAAGATATTGCTGCTCATTGGCTTCCTGTAGACCAATACATTGGTGGTATTGAGCATGCTTGTATGCATTTACTTTATGCCAGATTTTTTCATAAACTTTTGAGAGATATTGGATTGGTTTTTACAGAGGAGCCATTCACAAATCTTCTTACTCAGGGTATGGTAATTAAAGATGGTGCTAAGATGTCTAAATCTAAAGGAAATATTGTTGACCCACAGCCTTTTATAGACAGATATGGCTCAGATACTTTGCGCATCTTCATGCTTTTTGCTTCTCCGCCTGAAAAAGATGTAGAATGGAATGACGAAGGAGTTAAGGGAGCTTTCCGTTTTCTGAATCGTATCTGGCGTCTGGTCTCTGATAAAAAGAATCTTATCTTAAATTGTCCAAAAACTTATGACCAAAATGCTAAAATTTTAAGTTCAGCAAAAAAACTTAGATATAGTACTCACTTGACGGTAAAAAAGGTTACAGAAGATATTGAAGATAGAATGCAATTCAATACAGCAATTGCGGCAATTATGGAACACCTTAATAATGTCACAACATTCAAGGTAGATAATGGAAGTTCTGATATTGAAAAGGCGATTTACAGAGAATCTATTGAAATTATTCCCAAACTCCTTTCACCTTTTGCGCCTCATTTAGCAGAAGAAATATGGGAGATGCTTGGTAACAAGCCATCAATTTATGAGTCTGGATGGATTTCATATAATGAGAAATTCTTAATTAAAGATGAAGTACTGTATGTAATACAGATTAATGGCAAAATAAGAAGCAAGATAACGGTTGGATTAAATACGCCAAAAGAAGATGTTGAAAAAATTGCTCTTTCAGATAAAAAGGTAATTAATTATACAAAAGACAAAATGATTAAAAAAGTGATTGTTATTCCTAATAAATTAATTAGTATTGTTGTTGAATGA
- a CDS encoding D-2-hydroxyacid dehydrogenase has protein sequence MAKILISDPVSSKCTEMLENAGHELVQKTEKKTPEELAEMIKGFDAVVVRSATKVRKVAIDAADNLKLIVRGGVGLDNIDCDYARSKGIKVTNTPTASSQSVAELALAHMFALYRFLPNSNITMRKGEWKKKKYKGRELAEKTLGIIGFGNIGKSLANKALALEMNVIAYDPYVEETDLDVELTDFEKLVTSSDIISLHIPHTDETHYIIDEDAISKMKDGVMIINCARGGVVDEKALLNGLNSGKVALAGVDSYEKEPTNNMELVNHPNVSVTPHIGAATKEAQGRVGIEVADIIIDFFK, from the coding sequence ATGGCTAAAATATTAATCAGTGACCCAGTTTCTTCAAAGTGTACTGAAATGCTTGAAAATGCAGGTCACGAATTAGTCCAAAAGACTGAAAAGAAAACCCCAGAAGAATTGGCAGAAATGATAAAAGGGTTTGATGCTGTCGTTGTAAGAAGTGCAACAAAGGTAAGAAAAGTTGCTATTGATGCTGCTGATAATCTCAAATTAATTGTTCGTGGTGGAGTTGGTCTGGACAATATTGACTGCGATTATGCAAGGTCAAAAGGAATTAAGGTAACCAACACCCCAACAGCTTCCTCTCAATCGGTCGCGGAACTCGCTCTTGCTCATATGTTTGCTCTATATCGCTTTCTGCCAAATTCTAACATCACAATGCGTAAAGGAGAATGGAAAAAGAAAAAATATAAGGGCAGAGAACTTGCAGAGAAAACTTTGGGTATAATTGGCTTTGGAAATATTGGAAAATCTCTCGCAAACAAAGCCCTTGCTCTTGAAATGAATGTTATTGCTTATGATCCTTATGTTGAAGAGACAGATTTGGATGTAGAGCTGACAGATTTTGAAAAACTCGTTACTTCGTCAGATATCATTTCTCTGCATATCCCTCACACAGATGAGACTCATTATATAATTGATGAGGATGCAATATCCAAAATGAAAGATGGTGTGATGATAATCAACTGTGCTCGTGGTGGAGTTGTAGATGAAAAAGCCTTACTTAATGGATTAAATTCTGGCAAAGTTGCTCTTGCTGGCGTTGATTCTTATGAAAAGGAACCTACAAATAATATGGAACTTGTCAATCATCCCAATGTCTCTGTAACTCCACATATTGGTGCAGCAACCAAGGAAGCGCAAGGCCGCGTAGGTATAGAAGTAGCAGACATTATTATTGATTTCTTTAAATAG